A stretch of the Rosa rugosa chromosome 5, drRosRugo1.1, whole genome shotgun sequence genome encodes the following:
- the LOC133711045 gene encoding major strawberry allergen Fra a 1-3-like: MGVFKYESEFTSVIPPARLFKAFVLDADNLIPKIAPQAVQSAEILEGDGGAGTIKKITFGEGSTYSYVKHRIDGIDKENFVYNYSVIEGAPDSIEKICYETKLVASGSGTVIKSTSEYHVKGDVEIKEEHVKAGKEKASHLFKVIENYLLEHHDAYN; encoded by the exons ATGGGTGTCTTCAAGTATGAGTCCGAATTCACCTCTGTTATCCCTCCAGCTAGGTTGTTCAAGGCCTTCGTTCTCGATGCTGACAACCTCATCCCCAAGATTGCACCACAGGCAGTTCAGTCCGCTGAGATCCTTGAAGGAGACGGTGGTGCAGGAACCATCAAGAAGATCACCTTCGGCGAAG GTAGCACTTACAGCTATGTGAAGCACAGAATTGATGGCATTGACAAGGAGAACTTTGTCTACAACTACAGTGTGATTGAGGGTGCTCCTGACTCAATCGAGAAGATCTGCTACGAGACTAAGTTGGTGGCATCCGGCAGTGGTACCGTCATCAAGAGCACTAGTGAATACCATGTCAAGGGTGATGTTGAGATCAAGGAAGAGCACGTCAAGGCAGGGAAAGAGAAGGCTTCTCACCTCTTCAAGGTCATTGAGAACTACCTCTTGGAGCACCACGATGCCTACAACTAA
- the LOC133710505 gene encoding major strawberry allergen Fra a 1.08-like produces the protein MGVFTYESEFTSVIPPARLFKAFVLDADNLIPKIAPQAVKSAEILEGDGGVGTIKKINLGEGSEYSYVKHQIDGIDKDNFVYKYSMIEGDAISDKIEKISYETKLVASSDGGSIIKSTSNYHTKGDVEIKEEHVKAGKERAAGLFKIIESHLLANPDVYN, from the coding sequence ATGGGTGTCTTCACTTATGAATCTGAGTTCACCTCTGTCATTCCACCAGCTAGGTTGTTCAAGGCCTTTGTCCTTGACGCCGACAACCTCATCCCTAAGATTGCTCCCCAAGCAGTTAAGAGTGCCGAGATTCTTGAAGGTGATGGAGGTGTTGGAACCATCAAGAAGATCAACCTCGGTGAAGGAAGTGAATACAGCTATGTGAAGCACCAGATTGACGGAATTGACAAAGACAACTTCGTGTACAAGTACAGCATGATTGAAGGAGATGCTATCTCAGACAAAATTGAGAAGATCTCCTATGAGACTAAGTTGGTGGCATCTTCCGATGGAGGCTccatcatcaagagcaccagCAACTACCACACCAAGGGTGACGTGGAGATCAAGGAAGAGCATGTTAAGGCTGGCAAAGAAAGGGCCGCCGGTTTGTTCAAGATTATTGAGAGCCACCTTCTAGCGAACCCTGATGTTTACAACTAA